tcaaattaaGTTTATATGTTGTATTAGTAGTACTATGCACTTCTTCCCTCTGTtatgattatttatattttgaaaaaatataaataatttgaaaaaatgacataatccagtgtaatcataagtatCGGTGTCTGGGCTTCATAGGCATTTACATTATAAGATtttttagaaattcaaattaaGTTTATATGTTGTATTAGTAGTACTATGCACTTCTTCCCTCTGTTatgattatttatatttgtatttacctataaagcacggacacagacaccGGAAACGACACGGACACTAACACGcggtaataatttgaaaaaatgacataatccagtgtaatcataagtatCAGTGGGCTTCATAGGTATTTACATTATAAGATtttttagaaattcaaattaaGTTTATATGTTGTTGTATTAGTAGTACTATGCACTTCTTCCCTCTATtatgattatttatattttgagcAAATTACAGTGACCTCCCTCCCTGAGACTTCTTTTAATGTCTCTTACATGccctctattttcataaaaccATTAACCTCCTTTGTCGTCGTTAACTTTGTTTAGCTACTGTTAGGAAGAAGACTGCGATGAATGTTCAAAGAGAGGTACAGTTGAAAGTTCTGCAATTGTGTATTTAAATGGAGAGTTAATGGTGTTAAATGAGTAACGGAGGTGTCtatctatttataaaaatttatggaggttaggttttattttaaaactagaGGAGATGTATGTGTCATTTAAAAGATGTTAACGGAGGTGATTGTAATTTCCTCTTATATTTTTGACATTTGAAGCCTATGATCTTGGTTATGTTTATGTTGATATTTCATTCTCTATTATCTTCTTTCCTGTTTTCTAGTTtgtgtctctttttttttatagcttTCTGCCATATTCCAATGATCTCATACTTTCATTTGCTTTCTCTTTTCTTCAAAACAGAATTGAGTCCGGAGCGCATTGCAAAAATGGACAAATATGATGCTAGGGTTAGGATGAGACTTGATAAGAAAAAAGTAAGTTTTTCTCAAAGTCTCAACTAAGTTTATTGGGCCTTTATTACAGTTTTTAATTCTTTGtgcttattttaatttttattgacaaTATGCAAACCTACAGTGTAAAAGTGGCATGACCAAAGACGAACACAATTTGTGCATTGATAGATTGTTCGCGTTTGCAAGGTTACGCAAGGAGGGGAAACCCAAAGATGATGACATATTGCAGAAATATATCCAGGAAGCTAGCGAGAATAGAGAGGCTCTTGTCAAGGCTTCTTGTTTAAAGAGGGACAAGAAAAAGGCCAAGGCTTTTAAAAGGAAGATCAGCAGGCAGTTACTAAAGAAGTCCTGATACAATCATGTGTTTGTGTGTATAATGTTTCTtttttgaagaacaaattcTGCATGTTTCTTATTATTAATCTTCAGTACTAGTATAAACTAGATTTTGAATTACATCAAATTACTCTCATCTTCTTGAATCCATCATTGTGGGTTGCAACAGATATTAAGAATATCATGATAATCAATTTACACAATGAGGATCCCTAGAGTAGTAATGGCGGTCTTAGACTTTTTAGTTGATGGTGTACCAAAATTGGTCTCAGAACATTGTAGCCTTCCTTCTATTAATGCCATGAAAGTCAGAGGCCATGGCATATGATTTGTAAGGTTATTCTTTGAATTACATGTGAATATCATCAGTTTAATTTTTAACTGAGTACACTAGAGAACATGTAATTAAGTTACTTCAGTTCATGTGGCATTGAAAATCCCTACATTGCAACAATAAAATAGCAATGTTGAGTTTCATTAGGCCACATATATGGTTAGTTCAATCTTTTTAAAGCTCGTCCAGTCCCTGGACGAATACCTCCAGTCCAACCTTGTCTGCATGGCAACCTAGAGACATGTTAAATATCTGAATATTGCAGACAACTTTCAGTTTAAAGTCAATTTGGCTGCATTTTCATATCTAGATTGAGATTACCTAAGTAAAGAAAATGTAAACATGAAGTTTATTTGAATTCTAAACATGTTCATTCAAAAGAAGACTAAATTACCTTTTCCTACATTGGGCAAACTTTGTAAAATATCCACCAATATAATGCAAAGGAGCAATGCAAATAAATTACTACATATCCTTCATTTTATACGAGTGACTTAGTATACTACTTATCTTGATCACCACATGCCAAGGGTGCATTCCCTAATATGTACTGTACTTTGGTTTGTTTAAGTTTTCATTATGTTTTTATATGTTTTAGCTGAACAAATGCTACtaagtttagtttttttttttttttttatcttctatCTCATGCTACATGTAAAATCTTTATTGACTATTATAACTTATGTAATATATTATGTGTGtttagtattttatttcttctatcTTATGCAATATATTATGTGTCTgatgtttgttcaaattttataatcttattaaataaaagtatatcttttaaataaaatattttttcaaattcagaacacagttttttatttaaagatcaactttttaaaagtgttatttaattctaaaaaaatatagtttttttattaaataatatataaacatacATGTTTGGTAAATATAACTCAATTAATAAAgatattacattttatatgtaggattAGCGGTTTGGATTTCCTGCAGTTGAAAATACTGCAGTAAAGGTGCAGTAATACATTTTGTGAGAGAGGGGATTTTTTTTATGGGAGAGAGAAgatataattttaacaaaaaaaaaaaggggtagTTTTATGTGTAAACTTTGGGAACCGCAGGAAATTTGGACTGCAGTGAATCTCAATCCGTAGGATTAGAGTTTGAACTTACAatcttgtaaccaaaaaaaa
This genomic interval from Trifolium pratense cultivar HEN17-A07 linkage group LG6, ARS_RC_1.1, whole genome shotgun sequence contains the following:
- the LOC123892588 gene encoding uncharacterized protein LOC123892588, whose protein sequence is MISYFHLLSLFFKTELSPERIAKMDKYDARVRMRLDKKKCKSGMTKDEHNLCIDRLFAFARLRKEGKPKDDDILQKYIQEASENREALVKASCLKRDKKKAKAFKRKISRQLLKKS